A genomic window from Silene latifolia isolate original U9 population chromosome Y, ASM4854445v1, whole genome shotgun sequence includes:
- the LOC141633727 gene encoding uncharacterized protein LOC141633727, translated as MPTRNKVFWLDSLHHQPSETFKHLINMAFKKKRANEQDQPTEDSDVGPDFITITGAPRQPDNIQCGYYACRFMLEIIRRRYLVIPEKYAINPSQQIEQYSSVDIDEVRDMWGNYVLEYIRNA; from the exons atgccgacaaggaataaagttttctggttggactctttacatcatcaaccaagcgagacttttaagcacttgattaatat ggcctttaagaagaaaagagcaaacgagcaggatcaacccacggaagattctgatgttggccctgattttattacgataacaggg gcccctcgccagccagataacatacaatgtggatactacgcttgtcggttcatgttggagattattaggcgaagatatctcgttattccagaaaag tatgcaatcaacccgtcacaacagattgagcagtactcaagtgtagatatagacgaggtaagagacatgtggggcaactacgtcttagaatatattagaaatgcatga